CGTGCTCATCGATCCGTACCTCACGCGCAAGCCGCTCCTCGCCATGCCGTTCGCGCACGAGCCCGACGACGGCGCGATCTTCGGCGCCCTCCCCGACAAGGTCGACGCGGTGCTCTGCGGGCACTCGCACTACGATCACGTGGCCGACGCGCCGCGGATCGCGAAGCGCACGGGCGCGAAGCTCGTGGGGTCGGAGAGCACCTGCGCCTGGGGCGCCGCCGAGGGGCTCAGCGAGTCGCAGCTCGTGCGCGTGGGGCCGCGCGGACGCACCCTCGAGGTGGGCGACATGACCGTTCGCTTCATCCCGAGCCAGCACGGGAAGGTCGCGTTTCACCGCGTGCCGTTCCCGGGCTTCGTGACCGAGGCGCCGAGGCTCCCGCAGCCCGTCTGGGCCTACAAGATGGGCGGCGCGTTCGGCATCCACGTGCGCGTGGGCGCGCTTTCGGTCTACCACAACGGCAGCGCCGACCTCATCGACGCGGAGCTGCGCGACGTGCGCGCCGACGTGCTCCTCGCCTGCCTCGCGGGCCGCCGGGGCACGGAGAGCTACCTCCGGCGCCTCGTCGATCACCTGCACCCCGGCCTCGTGGTGCCGACCCACCACGACGCGTTCTTCGCGCCGCTCTCGCGGGGCGTGCACCTCTTGCCGCGCATCGACCTCGGGGGCTTCCTCGCGGAGACCGCGGTGTACGCGCCCGGCGCCACCCGCGTGACCGTCGACTACCTGGAGACTCTCTCGGTGCCGCTCGGCGACGCCCGCGGCGCGGCGCTCCTCCCACGCGCGTGACGCCCGCGCAGATGTTGCGGCGCCGAGGCGAGTCCCCACGTAGACTGCGCGCGCCGTGCGCCGCGCCCACACGCTCCTCGCCGCGCTCGCCGCGCTCGCCTCGCTGACCTCGCTTGCGACCCCGGCGCGCGCGGCCTTCGACCCCGCGCTCAAGTGGAAGTCCCTCGAGTCGAAGCACTTTCGCGTCACGTTCTACA
This genomic window from Myxococcales bacterium contains:
- a CDS encoding MBL fold metallo-hydrolase, whose amino-acid sequence is MRSSATVDAASTLSLRWLGTASFVLESATTTVLIDPYLTRKPLLAMPFAHEPDDGAIFGALPDKVDAVLCGHSHYDHVADAPRIAKRTGAKLVGSESTCAWGAAEGLSESQLVRVGPRGRTLEVGDMTVRFIPSQHGKVAFHRVPFPGFVTEAPRLPQPVWAYKMGGAFGIHVRVGALSVYHNGSADLIDAELRDVRADVLLACLAGRRGTESYLRRLVDHLHPGLVVPTHHDAFFAPLSRGVHLLPRIDLGGFLAETAVYAPGATRVTVDYLETLSVPLGDARGAALLPRA